One Orrella dioscoreae genomic window carries:
- a CDS encoding FecR domain-containing protein, producing the protein MARRAATHDKEDAQAATEAAVDWMVRLRSGAATAEDRLAFDAWRAQPDHEAAWQRVQAALQPACLAAGNGAAWPAREVARDILLRPRRRVVLKSLVAMGTGAALGGVVANRYLPLSELGADLRTGTAERRHYALQDGSDLALNARSAADVAYTAERREVRLRAGELVASVVADAVRPFVVLTREGGVLALGTRFLVRQEAERTRVAALSHDVEIRTRHGARRVLREGEGAVFDAARIDGFDAAGITGAEWLEGHLLVNQRPLAEVVAELQRYRRGVLRVAPDAGRLLVQGGFPLDDVAASLAGLADTLPIRVRDYGGWLTLIERRV; encoded by the coding sequence GTGGCAAGACGCGCGGCGACGCACGACAAGGAGGACGCCCAGGCCGCGACCGAGGCCGCGGTCGACTGGATGGTGAGGCTGCGTTCGGGCGCCGCCACGGCCGAGGATCGCCTTGCCTTCGACGCCTGGCGCGCGCAGCCGGATCACGAGGCGGCCTGGCAGCGCGTGCAGGCCGCCCTGCAGCCCGCCTGTCTGGCCGCGGGCAACGGCGCCGCCTGGCCGGCACGCGAGGTGGCGCGCGACATCCTGCTGCGCCCGCGACGGCGGGTCGTGCTGAAGTCGCTGGTGGCGATGGGCACGGGCGCGGCCCTGGGCGGCGTCGTGGCGAACCGCTACCTGCCGCTGTCCGAGCTGGGCGCCGATCTGCGTACCGGCACGGCCGAGCGCCGCCATTACGCCTTGCAGGACGGCAGCGACCTGGCCTTGAACGCCCGCTCGGCCGCCGACGTCGCCTATACCGCTGAACGGCGCGAGGTCCGCCTGCGAGCGGGCGAACTCGTGGCCAGCGTGGTGGCGGACGCGGTGCGCCCCTTCGTCGTCTTGACGCGGGAAGGCGGCGTGCTGGCCCTGGGCACGCGCTTCCTGGTGCGCCAGGAAGCCGAGCGCACGCGCGTCGCGGCCTTGTCGCACGACGTCGAGATCCGTACGCGGCATGGCGCCAGGCGGGTCCTGCGCGAAGGGGAAGGAGCGGTCTTCGATGCCGCGCGCATCGACGGCTTCGACGCCGCGGGCATCACCGGCGCCGAATGGCTGGAAGGCCATCTGCTGGTGAACCAGCGGCCGCTGGCCGAGGTGGTGGCCGAATTGCAGCGTTATCGCCGTGGCGTGCTGCGCGTGGCGCCCGATGCGGGACGCCTGCTGGTTCAAGGCGGCTTTCCCCTGGATGACGTGGCGGCCTCCCTGGCGGGCCTGGCCGACACCCTGCCCATCCGGGTGCGCGACTATGGCGGCTGGCTGACGCTGATCGAACGCCGGGTGTAG
- a CDS encoding prephenate dehydratase produces MSRPDTPAKIAYLGPAGTWSHQACLDLFGRYTAITPLDKEALFAAYASGQADKICVPVITSTVGVTPYLDPILALSAPCIVAEYARQLDYSLLANRGATLDDIRNVLAHPIAHAEVKAWMDRVLPHAGRVHTATNGAAAQEVARSGSLAMASMGPRVGAAVYGLVSLADGIEQGPHNVTRWWVLGRETPAPTGHDKSTLCVETDDEGLSTALATLVKGGIRILTVYERPSRRSLDTHRYVIDVAGHRGDAALADVLTHCPGTRVLGSYPRTC; encoded by the coding sequence ATGTCCCGTCCCGACACCCCCGCCAAGATCGCCTATCTGGGGCCCGCGGGCACCTGGTCACACCAGGCCTGCCTGGACCTCTTCGGCCGCTACACGGCCATCACGCCGCTGGACAAGGAGGCGCTCTTTGCCGCCTACGCCAGCGGGCAGGCCGACAAGATCTGCGTGCCGGTCATCACCTCCACCGTCGGCGTGACGCCCTACCTGGATCCCATCCTGGCCCTGTCCGCGCCCTGCATCGTGGCCGAATACGCCCGGCAACTGGACTACAGCCTGCTCGCCAACCGGGGCGCCACGCTGGATGACATCCGCAACGTCCTCGCCCACCCCATCGCCCATGCCGAGGTCAAGGCCTGGATGGACCGGGTGCTGCCGCACGCCGGCCGTGTCCACACCGCCACCAACGGCGCCGCGGCGCAGGAGGTTGCGCGCAGCGGCTCGCTGGCGATGGCGTCCATGGGGCCGCGCGTGGGCGCAGCGGTATATGGCCTGGTCTCCCTGGCCGACGGCATCGAGCAGGGGCCGCACAACGTCACGCGCTGGTGGGTGCTGGGGCGCGAAACGCCAGCGCCGACGGGCCACGACAAGAGCACGCTGTGCGTCGAGACGGACGACGAAGGCCTGTCCACGGCCCTGGCCACCCTGGTGAAGGGCGGCATACGCATCCTGACGGTCTATGAACGCCCCAGCCGCCGCTCGCTGGACACACACAGGTACGTCATCGACGTGGCCGGCCACCGCGGGGATGCCGCGCTGGCGGACGTGCTGACGCATTGCCCCGGCACGCGCGTCCTGGGCTCCTATCCGCGCACCTGCTGA
- a CDS encoding FAD-binding oxidoreductase, with protein sequence MAHALSESLRAAFQGRVIEDRDALAPHLTDYRKRWTGRSIALVQPERTEDVAALVRWCGEHGVSLFPQGGNTGLVGGSVPDDSGHSIILSLARMNAIVDVDPYNNTLTAQGGAVLASVQEAAARAGRLFPLSLGAEGSCTLAGNLSTNAGGIQVLRYGNARDLCLGLEVVLPDGQVWNGLRGLRKDNTGYDLKQLFIGAEGTLGIITAATVKLFPRPAAQMTAFAAVPDAHSAVKLLALAQSCLSASLTAFELISGPAVALVLHHMPGARSPVETQAPYYVLLESSDAENEAHATARFEALMAAAFEDGIVTDAAIASSLAQSAAFWKIRHHLPEAQTADGENVKHDISLPISRIGEFIDAAGAAVQRVLPGARIFVFGHVGDGNLHYNVSAPAGSDAEAYRAMRASEKTISQAIYDVVAGMNGSISAEHGVGQLRVSTVAGYKQPVEMAMMARIKQLFDPKGIFNPGRVVARQ encoded by the coding sequence ATGGCACACGCGTTGAGCGAGTCCCTGCGCGCCGCCTTCCAGGGGCGCGTGATCGAAGACCGGGACGCGCTCGCGCCCCACCTGACCGACTATCGCAAGCGCTGGACGGGCCGCAGCATCGCGCTCGTCCAGCCCGAGCGGACCGAGGACGTCGCGGCGCTGGTGCGCTGGTGCGGCGAGCACGGCGTGTCGCTGTTTCCCCAGGGCGGCAACACCGGGCTGGTGGGCGGCAGCGTGCCGGACGACAGCGGCCACAGCATCATCCTGTCGCTGGCGCGCATGAACGCCATCGTCGATGTCGATCCCTACAACAACACCTTGACGGCGCAAGGCGGCGCGGTGCTGGCTTCCGTGCAGGAAGCCGCCGCGCGCGCGGGCCGCCTGTTCCCGCTGAGCCTGGGGGCCGAAGGCAGCTGCACGCTGGCGGGCAACCTGTCGACCAACGCGGGCGGCATCCAGGTGCTGCGCTACGGCAATGCGCGCGATCTCTGCCTGGGGCTGGAGGTGGTGCTGCCCGACGGCCAGGTGTGGAACGGCTTGCGCGGCCTGCGCAAGGACAACACCGGTTATGACCTGAAGCAGCTCTTCATCGGCGCGGAGGGCACGCTGGGCATCATCACCGCGGCCACCGTCAAGCTGTTTCCGCGTCCCGCCGCGCAGATGACGGCGTTCGCCGCCGTGCCCGACGCGCACAGCGCGGTGAAGCTGCTGGCGCTGGCGCAGTCCTGCCTGTCCGCCAGTCTGACCGCCTTTGAACTGATCAGCGGTCCGGCAGTGGCGCTCGTGCTGCACCACATGCCGGGTGCGCGCAGTCCCGTCGAAACCCAGGCCCCGTACTACGTGCTGCTCGAGTCCAGCGACGCGGAAAACGAGGCGCACGCGACGGCGCGCTTCGAGGCCCTGATGGCCGCGGCATTCGAGGACGGCATCGTCACCGACGCGGCCATTGCGTCGTCGCTGGCGCAGTCGGCCGCCTTCTGGAAGATCCGCCATCACCTGCCCGAGGCGCAGACCGCGGACGGCGAGAACGTGAAGCACGACATCTCGCTGCCCATTTCCCGCATCGGCGAGTTCATCGATGCCGCGGGCGCCGCGGTGCAGCGCGTGCTGCCGGGGGCGCGCATCTTCGTCTTCGGTCACGTGGGCGACGGCAACCTGCACTACAACGTGTCGGCTCCTGCAGGGTCGGATGCCGAGGCGTACCGCGCCATGCGGGCGTCGGAGAAGACGATTTCGCAGGCCATCTATGACGTGGTGGCCGGCATGAACGGGTCCATCTCCGCCGAGCACGGCGTGGGCCAGCTGCGCGTGAGCACCGTTGCGGGCTACAAGCAGCCGGTGGAAATGGCGATGATGGCGCGCATCAAGCAGCTGTTCGATCCGAAGGGGATATTCAATCCTGGGCGGGTGGTGGCGCGCCAGTAG
- a CDS encoding bifunctional metallophosphatase/5'-nucleotidase — MKDWKRNAIAAAMLSAMALMAGCGSSNDDDETPPVTETPAEPRPLELTILHINDQHSALDSSDRTLMLKDSTGTPTEVEIASAGMPRVKAAIDALAAESSNVITLHAGDALTGTLYFNRAGEAGQADAALMNTVCFDAMAVGNHEFDKGDAGLKGFIDFLHADTCKTPVLSANVQFGESSPLHGTGLVNPSTIIERDGQRIGIVGLTIATKTKQSSSPDATTTFSDETEAAQAQIDALRADGIDKVIVLSHIGYHYDKDVIARLSGVDVVVGGDSHSLLGPDTLETYDVGSPEGPYPTRLTDKDGKQVCLVQAWEYTKVLGELKVSFDANGDVTACEGTPHVLLGETVTVGGAAPSPEDLVAFQADLAAAGYLRQQAPDAGAEAVLQPFKDKVEVYSQSEVALVTQELCRRRVPGTGGDTSNSSAACNAEGKVAQRGGDIQQLVAQAYLDMANDSYGGADIALQNGGGVRQPLNPGRITAAQVIEVLPFGNVLWRMEVTGVEVKAMIEDGMDAVFRTGGTTGPYPYAGGLRWDADRTQAKGNRASNLEVLDQATNTWLPLDETRTYRLFLLSFLAGGGDGYTTLGNVPTDRREDIGALDADVFQAYIDKQPRDPGTGLPVLNRVADDLYSTKSFTE, encoded by the coding sequence ATGAAGGACTGGAAACGGAACGCGATCGCCGCCGCGATGCTGAGCGCAATGGCGCTGATGGCGGGCTGCGGCAGCAGCAACGACGACGATGAAACGCCCCCCGTCACCGAGACGCCCGCGGAACCCCGTCCGCTGGAGCTGACGATCCTCCACATCAACGACCAGCACTCCGCGTTGGACAGTTCCGACAGGACCCTCATGCTGAAGGACAGCACGGGCACGCCCACCGAGGTGGAAATCGCCTCGGCGGGCATGCCCCGCGTGAAGGCAGCCATCGACGCGCTGGCCGCCGAATCATCGAACGTGATCACGTTGCACGCGGGTGACGCCCTGACCGGCACGCTGTACTTCAATCGTGCCGGCGAGGCCGGACAGGCCGATGCCGCGCTGATGAACACCGTCTGCTTCGATGCGATGGCCGTGGGCAACCACGAATTCGACAAGGGCGACGCCGGCCTCAAAGGCTTCATCGACTTCCTCCACGCCGACACCTGCAAGACCCCGGTACTCAGTGCGAACGTGCAATTCGGAGAAAGCTCCCCGCTGCACGGCACCGGTCTGGTCAATCCATCGACGATCATCGAGCGCGACGGCCAGCGCATCGGCATCGTCGGCCTGACCATCGCCACCAAAACCAAGCAATCCTCCAGCCCGGATGCCACCACGACGTTCTCGGACGAAACGGAAGCAGCCCAGGCGCAGATCGACGCCCTGCGCGCCGATGGCATCGACAAGGTCATCGTCCTCAGCCACATCGGCTACCACTACGACAAGGACGTCATCGCCAGGCTGAGCGGCGTGGACGTCGTGGTGGGCGGCGATTCGCACTCGCTCCTCGGCCCGGACACGCTGGAGACCTATGACGTGGGCTCCCCGGAAGGCCCCTATCCCACCCGTCTCACCGACAAGGACGGCAAGCAGGTCTGCCTGGTGCAGGCCTGGGAATACACGAAGGTGCTGGGCGAGTTGAAGGTCAGCTTCGACGCCAACGGCGACGTGACCGCCTGCGAAGGCACGCCTCACGTCCTTCTGGGCGAGACCGTGACCGTGGGAGGCGCCGCGCCATCCCCCGAGGATCTCGTGGCGTTCCAAGCGGACCTGGCGGCCGCCGGATACCTGCGCCAGCAGGCACCGGACGCCGGCGCCGAGGCCGTGCTGCAACCCTTCAAGGACAAGGTCGAGGTCTACAGCCAGAGCGAAGTGGCGCTGGTGACGCAGGAACTGTGCCGCCGCCGGGTGCCGGGCACCGGTGGAGACACCAGCAACTCCAGCGCCGCCTGCAACGCGGAAGGCAAGGTCGCCCAGCGCGGTGGCGATATCCAGCAACTGGTGGCGCAGGCCTACCTGGACATGGCCAACGACAGCTACGGTGGTGCCGACATTGCGCTCCAGAATGGCGGTGGCGTGCGCCAGCCCCTGAACCCCGGCCGCATCACCGCTGCCCAGGTCATCGAGGTGCTGCCGTTCGGCAATGTGCTGTGGCGCATGGAAGTCACCGGCGTCGAGGTCAAGGCAATGATCGAGGACGGCATGGACGCCGTCTTCCGCACCGGTGGGACTACCGGGCCCTACCCGTATGCGGGCGGCCTGCGTTGGGATGCCGACCGCACGCAAGCCAAGGGCAACCGCGCCAGCAACCTGGAAGTCCTGGACCAGGCCACCAACACCTGGTTGCCCCTGGACGAAACCCGCACGTACCGCCTGTTCCTGCTGAGTTTCCTGGCGGGCGGCGGTGACGGCTACACGACACTCGGCAACGTTCCCACCGACCGCCGCGAGGACATCGGTGCGCTCGACGCCGACGTCTTCCAGGCCTACATCGACAAGCAGCCCAGGGATCCAGGCACGGGCCTGCCCGTCCTGAACCGGGTGGCTGACGATCTCTACAGCACGAAATCGTTCACGGAGTAG
- a CDS encoding VTT domain-containing protein, whose amino-acid sequence MNPIDAFSWLTSEHGLMALLAQNWVLGTFIICAVVFVETGLVIMPFLPGDSLLFAAGAFLGLAGVSPWLPLLAVTVAAIAGDALNYSIGNSPLSQRILARKLVKPAHMEKAAGYFARFGAQTIIVARFIPIVRTVAPFCAGLARMPRRTFFAYNVVGAALWVGVMLLAGHFLGAIPWVKQNLHWVSLIIIVLSVGPLAIHALARWRNRQGA is encoded by the coding sequence ATGAACCCTATCGACGCTTTTTCCTGGCTCACCAGCGAGCACGGCCTCATGGCCCTGCTGGCGCAGAACTGGGTGCTGGGCACCTTCATCATCTGCGCGGTCGTCTTCGTGGAGACAGGGCTGGTGATCATGCCCTTCCTGCCGGGCGATTCGCTGCTTTTCGCCGCCGGCGCCTTCCTGGGGCTGGCGGGCGTGTCGCCCTGGCTGCCCTTGCTGGCCGTGACGGTGGCGGCCATCGCGGGCGATGCGCTGAACTACAGCATCGGCAACTCGCCGCTCAGCCAGCGCATCCTGGCGCGCAAGCTCGTGAAGCCCGCGCACATGGAAAAGGCCGCTGGCTACTTCGCGCGCTTCGGCGCGCAGACCATCATCGTGGCGCGCTTCATTCCCATCGTGCGTACCGTGGCGCCGTTCTGCGCAGGCCTGGCCAGGATGCCCCGCCGCACGTTCTTCGCCTACAACGTGGTGGGGGCGGCGCTGTGGGTGGGCGTGATGCTGCTGGCCGGCCACTTCCTGGGCGCGATTCCGTGGGTGAAGCAGAACCTGCACTGGGTGTCGCTCATCATCATCGTGCTGTCGGTGGGGCCGCTGGCCATTCACGCGCTGGCGCGCTGGCGCAACCGGCAGGGCGCCTGA
- a CDS encoding argininosuccinate lyase has protein sequence MRQTLHRLGRNAAPVLLLSVAVAAQAADAPPRDEFFWLGEINKATAVINTDQGLLDKAMAPRLAAGLQKVLDAGNAAGAKRPNTVITFEPLLIKAAGEDITLLHAGRSSQDMHATFRAAMLRDKLLALSTQLNQTAGTLVELASQHVDTIVPNYTNGVAAQPNSYGHYLLGHAAGLQRDAERIREAYARIDRSPMGTTVLNGTGWPLDRQRMADYLGFGALVENAYDASQIAAMDQPVEVASIVTAIALHAGNFVEDVLTQYAQPRPWILLEEGGGNTYVSSAMPQKRNPGLLNNTRSEASTALTLAMGPVLQTHNITPGMPDPKDVTQNAAMVDAAIAVLKRWDRVLKALVINRDRALEELNSDWTASQELADVLMRDHGLPFRVGHHFASEVVTHAREHGIRPPDFPYAEARRIYGEAVKGTKYQADLPMDEAAFRAALDPRAIVAARATAGGPQAAEMARMLELARKRLAADAGWASARRDHIDDALARLDRDFARLLPP, from the coding sequence ATGAGACAAACCCTGCATCGCCTGGGGCGCAACGCCGCACCCGTCCTGCTCCTGAGCGTGGCCGTTGCCGCGCAGGCCGCGGATGCACCGCCCCGTGACGAGTTCTTCTGGCTGGGGGAAATCAACAAGGCCACCGCGGTCATCAATACGGATCAGGGCCTGCTCGACAAGGCCATGGCGCCGCGCCTGGCCGCCGGCCTGCAGAAGGTGCTGGACGCGGGCAACGCTGCCGGCGCCAAGCGCCCGAATACGGTCATCACCTTCGAGCCGCTGCTGATCAAGGCCGCGGGCGAGGACATCACCCTGCTGCATGCCGGCCGCTCCAGCCAGGACATGCATGCGACCTTCCGCGCGGCCATGCTGCGCGACAAGCTGCTGGCGCTCAGCACGCAACTGAACCAGACCGCTGGCACCCTGGTCGAGCTGGCGAGCCAGCACGTGGACACCATCGTGCCCAACTACACCAACGGCGTGGCCGCCCAGCCCAACAGCTACGGCCATTACCTGCTGGGCCATGCCGCCGGCCTGCAGCGCGATGCCGAACGCATCCGCGAGGCCTATGCCCGGATAGACCGGTCCCCGATGGGCACGACCGTGCTCAATGGCACGGGCTGGCCGCTGGACCGCCAGCGCATGGCCGACTACCTGGGCTTTGGCGCCTTGGTGGAGAACGCCTATGACGCCTCGCAGATCGCCGCCATGGACCAGCCGGTGGAGGTGGCATCCATCGTGACCGCCATCGCCCTGCATGCCGGCAATTTCGTCGAGGACGTGCTGACGCAGTATGCCCAGCCGCGCCCATGGATCCTGCTGGAGGAAGGCGGCGGCAATACCTATGTGTCGAGCGCGATGCCGCAGAAACGCAATCCGGGTTTGCTCAACAACACGCGCAGCGAGGCGTCCACGGCGTTGACGCTGGCCATGGGGCCGGTCCTGCAGACCCACAACATCACGCCCGGCATGCCCGATCCCAAGGACGTGACGCAGAACGCTGCAATGGTGGACGCCGCCATCGCCGTGCTGAAGCGCTGGGACCGCGTGCTGAAGGCGCTGGTGATCAACCGGGATCGCGCGCTGGAGGAACTCAACAGCGACTGGACCGCCTCGCAGGAACTGGCGGACGTGCTGATGCGGGATCACGGCCTGCCCTTCCGGGTGGGCCACCATTTCGCGTCCGAGGTGGTCACCCATGCGCGCGAGCACGGCATCCGCCCGCCCGACTTCCCCTACGCCGAGGCGCGGCGCATCTACGGCGAGGCGGTGAAGGGCACGAAATACCAGGCCGACCTGCCCATGGACGAGGCGGCGTTCCGCGCCGCGCTGGATCCGCGCGCCATCGTGGCGGCGCGGGCGACCGCCGGCGGGCCGCAAGCGGCAGAGATGGCGCGCATGCTTGAGCTGGCCCGCAAGCGCCTGGCTGCGGACGCCGGCTGGGCCAGCGCGCGTCGCGACCACATCGACGATGCCTTGGCGCGGCTGGACAGGGATTTCGCCCGGCTGCTGCCGCCCTGA
- a CDS encoding sigma-70 family RNA polymerase sigma factor, with the protein MPPSVESSRQQVLHGLYAENHSWLVSLLLRRMRHQGDAQDIASETFCQVVASREDPSLIREPRAYLTRIAKRLVYHLYRDREIERAYLQWLETASPDHAPSAEARAMAIQAIAQLDRLLDGLPRDVRRAFLYSQFDEMGYDEIAARLGVSTRTVARHIKQALLHCVAVAQA; encoded by the coding sequence ATGCCTCCCTCCGTTGAATCCAGTCGGCAGCAGGTCCTGCACGGGCTCTACGCCGAGAATCATTCCTGGCTGGTCTCGCTGTTGCTGCGCCGCATGCGGCATCAGGGCGACGCGCAGGACATCGCATCCGAGACCTTCTGCCAAGTGGTGGCGTCGCGCGAGGACCCCAGCCTCATCCGCGAGCCGCGCGCGTATCTCACGCGCATCGCCAAGCGCTTGGTCTATCACCTGTATCGCGATCGCGAGATCGAGCGGGCCTATCTGCAGTGGCTGGAGACCGCGTCGCCCGATCACGCCCCGTCGGCCGAGGCGCGCGCGATGGCCATCCAGGCGATCGCCCAGCTGGACCGCCTGCTGGACGGCTTGCCGCGCGACGTGCGCCGGGCCTTCCTCTATAGCCAGTTCGACGAGATGGGCTATGACGAGATCGCCGCCAGGCTGGGCGTTTCGACCCGCACCGTGGCGCGCCACATCAAGCAGGCGCTGCTGCACTGCGTGGCCGTGGCCCAGGCATGA
- a CDS encoding putative bifunctional diguanylate cyclase/phosphodiesterase, whose product MKCPSPLPNESERLHALSEYGLDPQHSLPSLDPVVRIASRMFNMPVSAINMIGSDHVFFAASVGVGVGVTDMRRDVSFCAHAITQGDVMVVPDARLDDRFHDNPLVSGEANIRFYAGVPLHSPEGHPLGALCIIDTEPHGDFGEEDKDRLRELARMAGDRLELRRVEVCAEHAREEAQARAQQERANAALAAAAAQQADSDMARKRENDDLRKLSSFDPLTGLANRGIFYRRVEEVLSHPSSAAILMVDLDGFKDINDTMGHAVGDVILRELAARLARTVGLCDTVARLGGDEFAILQPNVMDLKQATELAQAVLARVAEPISVQGQELRLTASCGVALAPLHAHEALELVGNADLALVKAKAVGRGRIFVFVPNLRLEAVARRLYGMELHRAVANGEFLLFYQPQIKLASGELTGAEALLRWRHPQLGLLAPGVFLPSLEGGPLAATVGSWVLDEACSQAAFWRRSGAHDFRIGVNLFGVQFRVGDLATEVMETLARHGLPPEALELEITENIVLNNDDTALEILRRLRAHGVGISFDDFGTGYASLSLLKTHPLTRIKIDRSFVSGILESKRDATVIRAILDVAHSFDLCTIAEGIETDAQRERLLAEHCEEGQGYLFGRPLPAQQFAQTFGLEAALRISA is encoded by the coding sequence ATGAAATGCCCCTCACCTTTGCCGAACGAATCCGAGAGGCTGCATGCGCTTTCGGAGTATGGGCTGGATCCGCAGCATTCGCTGCCCAGCCTGGACCCGGTCGTACGTATCGCATCGCGCATGTTCAACATGCCGGTGTCGGCCATCAACATGATCGGCAGCGACCATGTGTTCTTCGCCGCCAGCGTCGGCGTCGGCGTGGGCGTGACGGACATGCGGCGCGACGTGTCCTTCTGCGCCCACGCGATCACCCAGGGCGATGTCATGGTCGTGCCCGATGCGCGGCTGGATGACCGTTTTCACGACAATCCGCTGGTGTCCGGGGAAGCGAACATCCGGTTCTATGCCGGGGTGCCCCTGCATTCGCCCGAAGGCCATCCGCTGGGCGCACTGTGCATCATCGACACCGAGCCGCATGGTGACTTCGGCGAGGAAGACAAGGACCGCTTGCGCGAGCTGGCCCGCATGGCGGGGGATCGGCTGGAGTTGCGCCGGGTCGAGGTCTGCGCCGAGCATGCCCGCGAGGAGGCCCAGGCGCGTGCCCAGCAGGAGCGCGCCAATGCGGCGCTTGCCGCCGCTGCCGCGCAACAGGCCGATTCCGACATGGCGCGCAAGCGCGAGAACGACGACCTGCGCAAGCTCTCCAGCTTCGATCCGTTGACGGGCCTGGCCAACCGCGGCATCTTCTATCGGCGCGTGGAGGAGGTGCTGTCGCACCCCTCGTCAGCGGCCATCCTCATGGTGGACCTGGACGGTTTCAAGGACATCAACGACACGATGGGCCACGCGGTGGGCGACGTGATCCTGCGCGAACTGGCCGCCCGGCTGGCGCGCACCGTGGGGCTTTGCGACACGGTCGCGCGCCTGGGCGGGGACGAGTTCGCCATCCTGCAGCCCAACGTCATGGACCTCAAGCAGGCGACCGAGTTGGCGCAGGCGGTACTGGCGCGCGTTGCCGAACCGATTTCCGTGCAGGGGCAGGAGTTGCGGCTGACCGCCAGCTGCGGCGTGGCACTGGCGCCGCTGCATGCCCACGAGGCGCTCGAGCTGGTGGGCAATGCCGACCTGGCGCTGGTGAAGGCGAAGGCCGTCGGCCGGGGCCGGATCTTCGTCTTCGTGCCCAACCTGAGGCTGGAGGCCGTGGCCCGGCGCCTGTATGGCATGGAGTTGCACCGGGCGGTCGCCAATGGTGAATTCCTGCTTTTCTACCAGCCGCAGATCAAGCTGGCGAGCGGTGAACTGACGGGCGCCGAAGCCTTGCTGCGCTGGCGGCATCCGCAATTGGGCTTGCTGGCGCCGGGGGTTTTCCTGCCTTCGCTGGAGGGCGGGCCCCTGGCGGCCACCGTGGGGTCATGGGTGCTGGACGAGGCCTGCAGCCAGGCCGCCTTCTGGCGGCGCAGCGGCGCCCATGATTTCCGCATCGGGGTGAATCTTTTCGGCGTGCAGTTCCGCGTGGGCGACCTGGCGACCGAGGTCATGGAGACGCTGGCGCGCCACGGTCTGCCGCCAGAGGCGCTGGAACTGGAGATCACCGAGAACATCGTCCTGAACAATGACGATACGGCGCTCGAGATTCTGCGGCGCCTGCGCGCGCATGGCGTGGGCATCTCCTTCGATGACTTCGGCACGGGCTATGCGTCGCTGAGCCTGCTGAAGACGCACCCGCTCACGCGCATCAAGATCGACCGCTCCTTCGTCAGCGGGATCCTGGAGTCGAAACGCGATGCCACGGTGATCCGGGCGATCCTGGACGTGGCGCACAGCTTCGACCTGTGCACCATCGCCGAGGGCATCGAGACCGATGCGCAACGCGAGCGCTTGCTGGCCGAGCATTGCGAGGAGGGGCAGGGCTATCTGTTCGGCAGGCCATTGCCGGCACAGCAGTTTGCGCAGACTTTCGGTCTCGAGGCGGCCTTGCGGATATCGGCCTGA